Proteins encoded within one genomic window of Scheffersomyces stipitis CBS 6054 chromosome 3, complete sequence:
- the VPS45 gene encoding vacuolar protein sorting associated protein (Protein of the Sec1p family essential for vacuolar protein sorting required for the function of both Pep12p and the early endosome/late Golgi SNARE Tlg2p~go_function protein transporter activity~go_process protein secretion) — protein sequence MTLNLAKVSNVYFEKLFAVQRNESSTNSEIKAKVLLVDKFTTPIISMCYTQSQLLQNDIILIELIENQSTLNVMKHLNCIVYIKPTRESIQSLIKELNNPHFSKYQLFLNNTISKGELERLAEADEFEVINQVTEIFQDYLILNDNLFTINVSEPIANAINPVVEESNSLVSLLLSLKKCPIIKYESNSLELKRLSSEILYNINSNSNNNLFDDLNRKSDRPPLLLLLDRKNDPITPLITPWTYQSMIHEFLGIKKNIVALTESKEQVTLNESQDKFYRESMYLNYGDLTEKFQKYVEEYKKETKQSSLENLKTQNLSELKKMLTKFPEFKKLSNNILKHLNLISEIDKEISIQNLWEIGELQQTIICELDTHQAIRQKLTEILDNPKVSTTNKIKLVLLYSIRFHNTSELQNFIGKLNNPLVTDPLPTLSQIALLKKFKTLFNSNFTTSTSGQNNSNNLGNIFQNKKININSFFNQNKSNDPKTDNIYLQYTPRLNEVLNSLLTTTQSESAIAIKSSLSTLIPDAVSSQYGNNIQNEPVQDVIIYVKGGVTFEEARLVFELSESNKKINLVIGGDNVLNSEMWMKELYDRVNDSEIPGTDPATDRRKQLREIL from the coding sequence ATGACTCTCAATCTCGCTAAAGTGAGCAATGTCTACTTCGAGAAGCTCTTTGCTGTTCAGCGAAATGAACTGAGCACAAACTCGGAGATTAAAGCCAAAGTTTTGTTGGTAGACAAATTCACCACACCCATAATCTCTATGTGCTATACGCAATCGCAATTGCTCCAGAACGATATCATTTTGATAGAGTTAATCGAAAACCAAAGCACGCTCAATGTCATGAAGCATCTAAATTGTATCGTCTATATAAAACCGACACGAGAATCGATCCAGAGTttgatcaaggaattgaacaatcCTCATTTCAGCAAGTATcagttgttcttgaacaatacCATTAGCAAAGGAGAGCTTGAACGTTTGGCTGAAGCagatgaatttgaagtcATCAATCAGGTGACTGAGATTTTCCAAGACTACCTAATTTTGAACGACAACTTGTTCACGATCAACGTCAGCGAGCCCATAGCCAATGCCATTAATCCAGTCGTAGAAGAATCTAATAGTCTTGTCAGTTTGTTACTttccttgaagaaatgtcCCATTATTAAATATGAGTCCAATTCCTTGGAACTTAAACGTTTGAGCTCAGAAATCTTGTATAatatcaattccaattccaacaacaacctCTTTGACGACTTGAATCGCAAGTCGGATAGACCCCCCTTATTGCTTTTACTAGACCGTAAGAATGATCCCATTACGCCATTGATAACGCCATGGACGTACCAGTCTATGATCCACGAATTCTTAGGcatcaaaaagaatatTGTAGCCTTGACAGAGTCGAAGGAGCAGGTGACTTTGAACGAGTCGCAGGATAAGTTCTACAGGGAGTCCATGTACTTAAACTACGGAGACttgactgaaaaattccaaaaatACGTAGAAGAGTATAAAAAAGAAACTAAACAGTCGTCTCTTGAAAACCTCAAGACGCAGAATTTATCAGAGTTGAAAAAGATGTTAACCAAATTCCCtgagttcaagaagttgtccaaCAATATCCTTAAACATTTAAACTTGATTAGTGAAATCGACAAGGAAATCTCTATACAAAACTTATGGGAGATTGGTGAATTACAGCAGACCATTATTTGTGAACTTGACACCCACCAAGCTATCAGGCAGAAGTTGACGGAAATCTTGGACAATCCAAAGGTGTCTACGACtaacaaaatcaaattggtattgttgtATTCGATCAGATTTCACAACACAAGCGAATTGCAAAACTTCATTGgcaaattgaacaatccGTTGGTCACTGATCCTTTGCCCACGTTATCGCAAATTGCGTTATTAAAAAAGTTCAAGactcttttcaattccaacttcacCACTTCAACTAGCGGCCAGAATAATAGCAACAATCTTGGAAATATCTTccaaaacaagaagatcaatATCAACAGCTTTTTCAACCAAAACAAGTCGAATGACCCCAAAACTGATAATATCTATTTGCAATATACCCCGCGCTTGAATGAAGTATTGAACTCTTTGCTCACCACTACACAACTGGAATCTGCCATAGCCATCAAATCATCCTTATCCACTCTTATTCCAGATGCTGTCAGTTCCCAATATGGCAATAATATCCAGAATGAACCTGTTCAAGATGTGATCATCTACGTAAAAGGTGGTGTAACTTTCGAGGAGGCAAGATTGGTGTTTGAATTGAGTGAaagcaacaagaaaatcaacCTTGTCATTGGTGGAGACAATGTTCTCAATAGTGAGATGTGGATGAAAGAGTTGTATGATCGCGTAAATGACTCGGAAATTCCTGGTACTGACCCGGCTACCGATAGAAGAAAGCAACTTCGAGAGATTCTATGA
- a CDS encoding predicted protein produces MTYPQGQYQQYPPQQSQQQYQQYPPQQYPPQQFAGYQQPVQYQYSPQQQFAVPQQQYGVPQQLQQQPQQQQQYYQSLDPSAAYKPIQPIAQAPQPNVPVIGAGNQANGAHHGAHHHKHHHKKSHDGSHAQAGQFDSNGGAHGPASKSHANKQKNKKSKSRATPPPVIPHGVNYRPARIQSINSEQEVILKQGWAYMLKYWGYEVGIDAEDLPFKECYVSSSSTENYQYQGSFHELVRTSTRGSVNSSSSNKTSGTSGTKKKRGLFGGKAKAPAAAPKPPPNSKRMKQIQTRSSFEVYEPVTEPSRSYIDVYRHYFHPSFHFDKEAVYESDDDEDYGYGDNESQLSLESFVTAETSLTDPDDLSLISGPTSGKEYRRQNGFYNGNGTNGKKKHAPVKVEAQPSLLPVFSQYSARDLHTSFITSIRQDLVDNFTLRFVRARKWETEPAIGMLCKSLNWRVNEMKPNDWFFESDGPSYINGTNKGFVKNFTTEKSWIKGWDCNHNPVFMFQAKKHFGADSPLNETQRYALLTIEWVRLFLREVKDSVDQCTIVFDLTGFTLKNADYATIKFLADVFEAHYPETLGSILVHNAPWIFSTVWNIIKNWLDPVVASKIHFTKDIKELSKFIDPRFIPDYLGGEDDSTGYYPVPTEAHCKPPKEKDEHYHKLLKERDSLVLRFFETTKKWIESTNPSVSDRYLQDKISLNIELSNNYIELDPYVRNLGIYDRLGNLTIDN; encoded by the coding sequence ATGACTTACCCCCAAGGCCAGTACCAGCAGTACCCTCCGCAGCAGTCGCAGCAGCAGTACCAGCAATATCCCCCACAGCAGTACCCACCACAGCAGTTTGCGGGATATCAGCAGCCGGTCCAGTACCAATACCTGCCTCAGCAACAGTTTGCTGTTCCTCAGCAACAGTACGGTGTTCCCCAGCAGCTCCAGCAACAGCcccagcagcaacagcagtaCTACCAACTGCTTGATCCTTCGGCGGCCTACAAGCCCATCCAGCCGATCGCACAAGCTCCACAGCCAAATGTTCCAGTCATTGGAGCAGGCAATCAGGCCAACGGAGCTCACCATGGTGCCCACCACCACAAGCACCACCACAAGAAGAGCCATGACGGCAGCCATGCCCAGGCTGGCCAGTTTGACTCTAACGGCGGGGCTCACGGCCCAGCTCTGAAGTCGCATGCCAACaagcagaagaacaagaagctgaagtcCAGGGCCACCCCTCCTCCCGTGATTCCCCACGGAGTTAACTATAGACCAGCCAGAATCCAGTCCATCAACTCCGAACAGGAAGTCATCTTGAAGCAGGGTTGGGCCTACATGCTCAAATACTGGGGATACGAGGTCGGCATTGATGCCGAAGATTTGCCTTTCAAGGAATGCTatgtttcttcaagttctacAGAAAACTACCAGTACCAGGGCTCGTTCCACGAATTGGTCAGAACTAGCACTAGAGGTTCGGTCAATTCGAGTTCTTCTAACAAAACCTCCGGTACTTCGGGAactaagaagaaaagggGTCTATTTGGCGGAAAGGCTAAGGCTCCAGCAGCTGCCCCAAAACCTCCACCAAACTCAAAGCGTATGAAGCAAATCCAAACCAGATCGTCATTTGAAGTATACGAGCCTGTTACAGAACCTTCGCGTTCATACATCGATGTCTACCGTCACTACTTTCATCCATCTTTCCACTTTGACAAGGAGGCTGTATACGAATCggatgacgatgaagactACGGCTACGGCGACAACGAGTCGCAGTTGTCGTTGGAATCATTTGTTACGGCTGAAACGTCCCTCACTGACCCAGACGACTTGTCACTAATCTCTGGTCCCACTTCGGGCAAAGAGTACAGAAGGCAGAATGGCTTTTACAACGGTAATGGAACTAAtggcaagaagaagcacGCACCTGTCAAAGTGGAAGCTCAACCTTCGCTCTTGCCTGTATTCTCTCAGTACTCGGCCAGAGATCTTCACACTTCTTTCATCACCAGTATCAGACAGGACTTGGTCGATAACTTCACATTGAGGTTTGTGAGAGCCAGAAAGTGGGAGACCGAGCCAGCTATTGGCATGCTTTGCAAGTCTTTGAACTGGAGAGTCAATGAGATGAAGCCTAATGACTGGTTTTTTGAATCTGATGGTCCATCCTATATCAATGGCACCAATAAGGGTTTCGTCAAGAATTTCACTACTGAAAAGTCGTGGATAAAGGGATGGGATTGCAACCACAATCCAGTTTTTATGTTCCAGGCAAAGAAGCACTTTGGTGCGGATTCGCCTTTGAATGAAACACAGAGGTATGCTTTGCTTACCATTGAATGGGTCAGATTGTTCTTGAGAGAAGTCAAAGACTCGGTTGATCAGTGTACCATTGTGTTTGATTTGACAGGTTTCACGTTGAAGAACGCTGATTACGCCACCATCAAGTTTTTGGCAGATGTGTTTGAAGCTCATTACCCAGAGACTTTGGGTTCAATCTTGGTGCATAATGCTCCATGGATCTTCTCTACTGTCTGgaacatcatcaagaactggtTGGATCCAGTTGTTGCCTCAAAGATCCATTTCACCAAAGACATTAAGGAGTTGAGCAAGTTCATTGATCCCAGATTCATTCCTGACTACTTGGGCGGTGAAGACGACAGTACTGGTTACTATCCTGTTCCCACAGAAGCTCATTGCAAACCTCCTAAAGAGAAGGATGAACATTACCACAAGTTATTAAAGGAAAGAGACTCGTTGGTGCTCAGATTCTTTGAAACCACAAAGAAGTGGATCGAGTCGACCAATCCAAGTGTTTCTGATCGTTACTTGCAAGACAAAATCAGCTTGAATATCGAATTATCAAACAATTACATCGAATTGGACCCTTACGTCAGAAACCTAGGTATCTACGACAGACTTGGCAACTTGACCATCGACAACTAG
- the NSP2 gene encoding Nucleoskeletal protein (putative nuclear pore protein), producing MSYNRNSISPTTEVSSEETNSSNTSNTTAPFVSTLKSIYNYFKDKVPQSSSFKGVNTKISFPGYSDVKMVVDEPLLHNFSSEKRRRLSAAAHLSNGYVPRSSSLKNNLGLYQSYRNNIQINEEEKNNDLERRLSTSYGDAVVKNTVPRVVNGSTISRDESPLHILPSMENGLLAIDMDSSTTESLDVLIDPEFAPLYTDDEGNLVRPPFINLDPRERYRLLQLKKSMQASEALQRRMKYMVNPSETVSKAINPQSNMVETSTQTHDIAYVDKLLKFKQRRIAIPKRIKKAHRLKNTQGYFVGEFYYDVDKIDANNKSSNMLNGYLGTVSKPSFHDNKTEEKFEKSTTNADESEPFTKFGKSNARGRLDEKISNQKDLKLDSSYVEKSKKYAEIIKLKEDTPVDEKKKESHSLGPSSGFKFNIKGDQLDSIIKKREDDDKLVKQAKSKSAQIPLERQKSKSDIKYSFGAQKDKTAHSKIENPTLPTLTFGKNEGKKEGSLSSSSKNPAPAPINLGKKEEISDPRPKFAFGESKPTEVTKPSLFGKSSGTREFSFGAQKTDDDKSSKPAILFGSINKDDAAKAPAFSFGLSKDGLPDDKQDKPTPSIGSGKETDQGSRKRSEETSAFSFGQKKDETTSASSLFGNISSKNGEPKSDKHFLSSGAEKKEITPKSTFTFGDKNTPPTLSLEKEKKDQIIFSKPDENSTDKPAFSFGAPISEKKTEGFTFGAPSSEKKTEGFTFGAPSSEKKTEGFTFGAPSSEKKTEGFTFGAPSSEKKSEGFTFGAPSSEKKSEGFTFGAPSAEKKTEGFTFGAPSTEKKTEGITFGSEKPAKSSIFGDSTGAPKFSFGNVDKPQETKASAAMTGSTSLAKPTFSLGESNSTPKSGFSFAATAKAATPVTTFGTGTPQNSVPQFSFGAPTSKEATPDPASVFGMNNSNANMGSREATPFAFGTGTGVSNPASVFGNPGNAISMPAPTAGFGGTPAFAFGGVNGGAGGSLAPNQTPTPPLQGRMIARMRQRRR from the exons ATGTCCTACAATCGAAATTCGATAAGCCCTACAACTgaggtttcttcagaagagaCCAATTCCTCTAACACTTCCAATACAACTGCTCCGTTTGTGTCTACACTCAAGTCCATATACAACTACTTCAAAGACAAGGTTCCGCAAAGCAGTAGTTTCAAAGGGGTCAACACGaagatttcatttccaGGCTATTCTGACGTCAAAATGGTTGTGGACGAACCATTACTTCATAATTTCAGTTctgagaaaagaagaagactttcAGCAGCTGCGCATTTGTCGAATGGATATGTTCCTCGTTCTTCcagcttgaagaacaacttggGGCTCTACCAAAGTTATAGAAATAATATTCAgatcaacgaagaagagaagaataacgatttggaaagaagactCAGTACTTCTTACGGTGATGCCGTAGTGAAGAACACA GTTCCGCGTGTAGTCAATGGTTCCACGATCTCGCGTGACGAGTCACCTTTACATATTTTACCTTCTATGGAAAACGGTCTTCTTGCTATTGATATGGATTCTTCCACCACTGAAAGTTTGGATG TTCTAATTGATCCAGAGTTCGCACCATTATATACAGATGATGAAGGAAACTTGGTGAGACCTCCTTTTATCAATTTGGATCCTAGAGAAAGATAccgtcttcttcagttgaagaagtcgatGCAAGCATCTGAAGCTttacaaagaagaatgaagtaTATGGTTAATCCCAGTGAAACCGTTTCCAAAGCTATCAACCCTCAATCTAATATGGTTGAAACGTCTACACAAACTCATGATATCGCCTACGTAGATAAactcttgaagttcaaacAGAGAAGAATAGCGATCCCaaagagaatcaagaagGCTCATAGGCTCAAGAACACACAAGGCTATTTTGTTGGTGAGTTCTACTATGACGTAGACAAAATAGATGCAAACAACAAATCTTCCAACATGTTGAATGGCTATTTAGGAACAGTAAGTAAGCCGTCTTTTCATGACAacaaaacagaagaaaaatttgaaaagagtACAACAAACGCTGATGAAAGTGAACCGTTCACGAAGTTTGGCAAGAGTAACGCTAGAGGACGTTTGGATGAAAAAATTTCGAACCAAAAAGATTTGAAGCTTGATTCTTCATACGTGGAAAAATCCAAGAAATACGctgaaatcatcaaattgaaagaagataCACCTGTggatgaaaagaaaaaagaatCGCATTCGCTTGGTCCAAGCTCTGggttcaagttcaatatCAAAGGAGACCAATTAGATTCTATAATTAAGAAACGTGAAGATGACGATAAGTTGGTAAAACAGGCGAAATCCAAACTGGCTCAAATACCACTTGAACGGCAGAAACTGAAATCTGATATCAAATATTCCTTTGGTGCACAGAAAGACAAAACTGCTCACAGCAAGATTGAAAACCCAACGTTGCCCACCTTAACATTCGGGAAGAAtgaaggaaagaaagaaggtTCTCTACTGTCGTCAAGTAAGAATCCAGCACCTGCACCTATTAACTTAGGtaagaaggaagaaatatCTGATCCAAGACCAAAATTTGCATTCGGTGAATCAAAACCAACTGAAGTCACAAAGCCTTCCTTATTTGGAAAATCTAGTGGAACAAGagaattttcatttggTGCACAAAAGACTGATGACGACAAATCTTCTAAACCAGCCATATTATTCGGCTCAATAAATAAAGATGATGCTGCCAAAGCACCTGCATTCTCGTTTGGGTTATCAAAGGACGGATTACCCGACGACAAGCAAGATAAGCCAACTCCCTCTATTGGATCTGGAAAGGAAACGGATCAAGGGTCTAGAAAGCGAAGCGAAGAAACATCTGCATTTTCTTTTGGGCAAAAGAAAGACGAAACTACGTCTGCTCTGAGTCTCTTTGGAAATATCTCTAGCAAAAACGGAGAACCAAAATCTGATAAGCACTTCTTATCTAGCGGTGcggaaaagaaagaaataaCACCAAAGTCGACATTCACATTTGGTGATAAAAATACACCCCCTACTTTGTCATTagaaaaggagaagaaggatCAAATTATTTTTAGTAAACCAGATGAAAATTCCACCGATAAGCCAGCATTTTCATTTGGAGCACCAATctcagaaaagaagactGAAGGCTTTACATTTGGAGCACCAAGctcagagaagaagactgAAGGCTTTACATTTGGAGCACCAAGctcagagaagaagactgAAGGCTTTACATTTGGAGCACCAAGctcagagaagaagactgAAGGCTTTACATTTGGAGCTCCAAGTTCGGAGAAGAAATCTGAAGGCTTTACATTTGGAGCTCCAAGTTCGGAGAAGAAATCTGAAGGCTTTACATTTGGAGCTCCAAGTgcagaaaagaagaccGAAGGCTTTACTTTCGGAGCTCCAAGCACAGAGAAAAAGACTGAAGGCATTACATTTGGATCTGAGAAACCAGCAAAATCATCTATTTTTGGAGATTCAACTGGAGCAccaaaattttcatttggtAATGTTGACAAACCACAAGAAACTAAAGCCTCTGCTGCAATGACTGGATCAACATCTTTAG CTAAGCcaacattttctttggGTGAATCTAATTCAACTCCTAAATCTGGCTTCTCTTTTGCTGCTACTGCTAAAGCTGCCACTCCTGTAACTACATTTGGCACTGGTACACCACAAAACTC TGTTCCACAGTTCAGTTTTGGAGCTCCTACCAGCAAAGAAGCTACGCCAGATCCCGCATCCGTATTTGGTATGAACAATAGCAATGCCAATATGGGAAGCAGAGAAGCCACCCCGTTTGCGTTTGGAACGGGAACCGGTGTCAGCAACCCAGCCTCTGTGTTTGGTAACCCTGGCAATGCTATCAGCATGCCAGCACCCACGGCTGGATTTGGTGGAACTCCAGCATTTGCGTTTGGAGGTGTCAATGGCGGTGCAGGAGGATCTTTGGCTCCCAACCAAACACCTACTCCACCTTTGCAGGGCCGAATGATTGCGCGCATGCgacagagaagaagataa
- the CTI6 gene encoding hypothetical protein (conserved hypothetical protein~go_function DNA binding~go_process regulation of transcription, DNA-dependent), whose protein sequence is MPRRSGRSRYADQSEPTSEFAAEDEINNYEAEAEDEIDDEEQEVTRCVCEQDELNTALVNPQLSEVLIKEYSIKIDQGLFIQCDKCSVWQHGYCVGLFTNDEVPDKYWCELCKPDLHVFIYDNGEAVRTLYRPVNEKRRKLSLESLAAGQSIQQKTSSRSRTKRSASANSNSNDNSREREKESGNNGKSRKERRHYDESYDEQLQKALRESAKESGLPLDSETSSRRSNNNSNNNNSNNNNIADSDTGEHEASNIEEDNEDESKPKYDTRRTKPKTNSSKSASNDEASNGNSAFSKEELVNQPSKPRYVSDKSSIYELRKRTGAILEWLGRSQLELEDEKVNKIQLFTFKEKTESDQNVIDEDGNKVIVKFDENLKLMESLTEKILAWEQKFGKYAP, encoded by the exons ATGCCTCGTCGTTCAGGAAGATCCAGATATGCGGACCAGTCGGAGCCGACTTCAGAGTTTGCAGCAGAAGACGAGATAAACAACTACGaagcagaagcagaagatgaaatcgaTGATGAGGAACAGGAAGTCACTCGTTGTGTTTGTGAACAAGACGAATTGAACACAGCATTGGTGAATCCGCAACTATCAGAGGTTCTAATCAAGGAATATTCAATCAAAATCGACCAGGGACTTTTCATCCAGTGTGACAAATGTTCAGTATGGCAGCATGGGTATTGTGTAGGGCTCTTCACCAACGATGAAGTTCCAGACAAGTACTGGTGTGAATTGTGCAAACCTGATCTCCACGTGTTTATATATGATAATGGAGAAGCCGTGAGGACACTTTACCGTCCTGTCAACGAAAAGAGACGTAAGTTACTGTTGGAAAGTCTCGCTGCTGGCCAGTCCATCCAACAAAAGACAAGTTCCAGACTGCGAACCAAACGACTGGCACTGGCCAATTCGAATTCTAATGATAATAgcagagaaagagaaaaagaatcaGGGAATAACGGAAAATCTCGTAAAGAGAGAAGACATTATGATGAATCATATgatgaacaacttcaaaaggCTTTAAGAGAAAGTGCAAAGGAATCAGGATTACCATTAGACTCTGAGACTTCATCgagaagaagcaacaacaatagcaacaacaacaatagtaataataataata TTGCTGATTCAGATACTGGAGAGCATGAAGCTTCgaacattgaagaagataacGAAGATGAATCCAAGCCAAAGTACGACACAAGAAGGACGAAACCCAAAA CCAATAGTTCCAAGTCTGCATCGAATGACGAAGCCAGTAATGGTAATCTGGCTTTTTCCAAGGAGGAACTCGTCAACCAACCTTCAAAGCCACGTTATGTCAGCGATAAATCGTCCATATACGAATTGCGTAAACGCACCGGCGCTATTCTTGAATGGCTTGGTAGATCACAACTCGAGCTCGAGGATGAAAAAGTCAACAAAATCCAACTCTTCACATTCAAGGAAAAGACCGAAAGCGACCAAAATGTGATAGACGAAGACGGCAACAAGGTCATTGTGAAGTTTGATGAGAACTTGAAACTAATGGAATCCTTGACAGAGAAGATCCTTGCCTGGGAACAGAAGTTCGGCAAGTACGCTCCATGA